Proteins encoded together in one Benincasa hispida cultivar B227 chromosome 1, ASM972705v1, whole genome shotgun sequence window:
- the LOC120086693 gene encoding uncharacterized protein LOC120086693, whose product MSLPSQNLFRCSSRFKFCCFTNSLSRNNNLFSPPISSPSLHNLHQFHFHAHRLLTTHNNSTSRHRSYCQYGIGVYESEDVARSGDFNLESVLLLSELLSLFSSAVFLVVFAVNFVGSSSKKALWVLIGDRGLVWGFPLLVATVVLNSWIRRRQWRRICWGKTSGGLKVNLLDRIEKLEEDLRSLMTVIRALSRKLEKLGIRFRVTRKTLKDPIAETAALAQRNSEESRTLAVQEDVLEKELLEMQKVLLAMQEQQQKQLELIVAIGEKRKLMESKQTLDQERSRTERHNSANEESKELEAYEI is encoded by the exons ATGTCATTGCCTTCTCAAAATCTCTTCAGATGTTCCAGCCGTTTCAAGTTCTGTTGCTTCACCAACTCCCTTTCCAGAAACAACAATCTCTTCTCTCCCCCAATTTCATCTCCATCCCTCCACAACCTCCATCAATTccactttcatgctcatcggcTACTGACCACTCATAACAATTCAACCTCCCGCCACCGGAGTTATTGCCAATATGGCATTGGAGTTTACGAATCCGAAGACGTTGCGCGGAGTGGCGATTTCAATTTAGAATCGGTTCTTTTGCTTTCTGAATTgctttctctcttttcttccgCTGTTTTCTTGGTTGTTTTTGCTGTGAATTTCGTGGGTTCGAGTTCGAAAAAGGCGCTTTGGGTGTTGATTGGGGATAGGGGCTTGGTGTGGGGGTTTCCTCTGCTAGTGGCTACGGTTGTTCTTAACTCGTGGATTCGAAGGCGGCAATGGAGACGAATATGTTGGGGGAAAACAAGTGGTGGGTTGAAGGTGAATTTGTTGGATAGGATCGAGAAATTGGAGGAGGATTTAAGGAGCTTGATGACTGTGATTCGGGCCTTGTCTAGGAAGCTTGAGAAGTTGGGCATAAGGTTTAGGGTTACACGAAAAACTCTGAAGGATCCAATTGCTGAG ACTGCAGCTTTAGCTCAAAGAAATTCTGAGGAATCTCGAACTTTGGCTGTGCAAGAAGATGTGCTTGAAAAAGAACTCCTTGAAATGCAAAAGGTCTTACTAGCCATGCAG GAGCAGCAACAAAAGCAACTGGAGCTGATTGTTGCAATTGGAGAAAAAAGGAAGCTCATGGAAAGCAAACAGACACTGGATCAAGAACGATCAAGAACTGAAAGACACAATTCTGCCAATGAGGAATCAAAAGAACTGGAAGCTTATGAAATCTGA